A segment of the Anguilla anguilla isolate fAngAng1 chromosome 6, fAngAng1.pri, whole genome shotgun sequence genome:
CATCCAATGAAATCTGCCCCACCTGAGCAGGAAGAGAAAATTAACGGAGCACTCACAGTTGACCAGCTTGACCATGGCCAGCAGGTTGGCGTTGAGGACGAAGACCAGGGGGTCAGGACCGCCCTCCTCCAGCTGTTGCATCATCAGGATTTCAGAGGGCCTCTCCTCCACTGCGTAgtctaaggggggggggggggggggggagagatggagctCGTCACCACAGGCACCTCCGCCTTTCTCACAGCAGGTCACACTGCTGCAGCCCCGGTCCCCCAAATTACCACTCCCAGTGTCACTGCACATAAAACACTGGTGGGGGGTATCCCGGCAACCGTTGTCATGGCACCAGAAAGATGTAAACAGACATAATGTAACATACACAGATGCATATATgtgcacaaacagacatacaagcacacacaaacagtaaacaaacacacacacacagacacacagaggaggcAGCCGAAGGTCAGGATGAACAAGCACCTGTGGGCTGGCTCCCCGTACCTCCTTTGATGCCAGTGGAGATAAGGATTGGCGGGAGCCCGTCGTTGGGGACGAGGTTGACCGAGCTTCCCACGGGACTCCCCATCGAAGCCCCAGGGCCCTGAGAAGAGGGCGCAGAGGCCGCCTGCTGGAGGGGAGACCAGGTTACCAAAGTCCCAGCGACTAAAGTCTGAAGTTCAGGGCCTGAGGTAAATCCAAGGTATAGGCCAGTAAAGACCGCCATAACCTCATTATCAGAGGGGGAACGACCAGGAGTTAGAAAGTAAAAGACCTACTGTGTGTTTCTTCTACCCATgacctcagccagctgatttccctAATTaattctacctcctggctgaagaattgtgctaatggacaaatccaggtgattggaacaaaatactggggagtacttttactttctgaacctggattttatACCTCAACATACAGTAACCGGAAAGAACAAAGCGGTTCTGCCAGTAAAccacatttatttcatatctATGGTAAACTAACAACCGAAGGCTAAGTGACCTCTGCTGCGTTGGCCGAAGGTGGTTTGCCACATTCCTGCGGTGCTGCCGGATTtccgaggggggcggggctgccgtCAGGCGCGTCAGAGGAGTCGGCAACTTCGCCGTTGGGCAGGATACCGTCGGCGAACCACACCCTCCGCTGTTCCCGCGGGAGAGACCCTGCAATAGCGGGCGAGGGGACATACAAACAAATTTCACTGAGCGGCACCATGACTTCCTGCCAGACAAACCTAGCGTCCTGAACTACACAGGCTAACCCAGAGGCTACATAAAGAGAATCAGAATATAACACAAATTCACCAGTCACTTCCGTTCTTCCAGAAGGATCTTAGCATTGTCATTTCTTCAATTACCTAACCGACACTCTTATCCTGTGGATGTACAGTGTGCTCATAGATACTTGTGCAATACAAAAAACagcttaaccctcctgttatgttgtgggtcaaattgaccctttttaaagtttgaaaatctaggaaaaatacttaaaattattttttcagtatgaaacttcttctactggccttaattagtgtaatcaacattctaaatgaaaatggttcatttcatgtatttgcaaaccccccctgtatgtttatatcacccgggaacatttttgctgtacctaaaaaatgaacagaacaggagggttaatgcAAGGCTCATGCTTGTCTATACAAACCTCTATGGACCTTCAAAAGTATGGTTTCAAAATATTCACGTATTCCGGTCATGCTAAATAAACGATTACAACAGGGCGCCCGATGTGGTTACCGTCGTTGCCGGGGTGCTTGAGGACGCCGACGGGCACCATGacggtgggcgggggggagctGAGCGCCCCGGAGGCCTGGgcctgctgcaggggggggaTGGTGGAGCAGTACTCCGCCGGGTTGTTGGGGTTCGGGCTTTGGTTACAGCCGCTCACCATGTTCTCCCACGACCGAGCTGCGAGgacggagggaggagggaaaggaggacagaggagagagggatgggaggcagagaaagaggggagaaatggacagggagagaagagagggcaGAGGTAGAGGTTACCTATAGAATTGTCTCTGGCCACAGAGCATCTTGGAGGGTAGCGTTTAATACAGAAAGAACAAGCGCTGGGAtaacacactgtgtgtgtcttCAGAAACAATGAAGACCTTGAAATGCAGAGGAAGAAGAGCTGCAACAGATTACTGCAGTTTCCCCCGACACACAGCAGCCTCCATTTCTCCTGCAGCACCATCTATTCAGGCTACGCTGCCATTGGCCAAACCAGGTAAAAATGGCGTCCTAACTGAACaccccaacaaaaaaacaagcactggTATACCtcaacacaaaaagaaagaaagcaccaggtttgaaaatgacaataatgaAAGTGCCATCCCGGAGGCGACGGTACTCACCGCTCATCAGAGCCGAGTGGCAGGTGACGCACACGCGGGCCTCCTTCCTGTCCATGTACATCAGCCTGCACTTCAGACTGCAGCAGGCCGCGCAGAACACCTGCCAATCAGAGACCAGAGGCTGGGGTCACCGTGACGTTACCGTGGCGTTGCCGAGACGCTGCTCCAGGATTCGCTTTGGTGGCTCGGTCACGGAGGGCCACGGGGTGAGCGAACGTCTGGTCCGCAGGCCGCTGAAATCGCCCCATCGCCTTCCCGATTAAAGCGATTTAACTTCCAGGCAGCCGCGAGCCGTTAAATCACACTGCTGATTTAATGGACGGGGCATTCAGAAATTtatgcttttcatttcatttacttcTACACAGGGGAAACGGCGTGCTTTACAGTGGGCCGAAACCGACATCTGGCACGAGCGCAGACTATTAAAAGCACACAACCGCGCTGTCTGGTACACAGGCAGCCCCGTCTCTCCAGGGTCAGATCAAGGCGAATCGCTCGCTCTATTATTTAACGCAAACCTATAGCTACATCAGACCGCCTGTGGCAAGGCCGGCTGCTCTCCGACAAGCAAACAAACCACTCGTACACATCTTAAGTAGAGAGAAACGCTCCTGGACAGCGAATAAGTGGTGCGGGAGATGTCCCTTAAGACCCCTCCTTTAGCACAAGTCCATTTAGCTGCCGTGCCTCCGAAAAATATCGGCTTGCCTCTTCTCCTCAAAACCGCTCACAGTTGTTGCCGGATTGGAGTGCTGGAACTGAACTAACGCTCTCCAGAATCCCAGGAAGTATGGGATAAGgctgattaaaaataaagggCTGTCAGACAGCAATAACCAGGCATCCTACTAGCAGTGCGACAGAAGCTGATAAAATGAActttttgtttggtgtttttttttttaacccaccccccccttcatttCATCAGCAGTATGATGCTGTCATTAACTGccttttacatttgtttagggTTTGTTTACAAAGTAATGCTCAGACCACATGGCACCACAAGGAGGCATTAAAACGGTTTTCTGTTTAACTTTGGAAACGCAGAGCACGGCCTGTTACAGGCAAACGCCcaaacaacacagaaacaggGAGCAGGAAATCTCATAAATCCTTCGAAACGTTCTGCAATAACAATCATTTCAACAGCTGGCGGGATACTTAGGAACGGCCATTTAAAATATCACTGCATGAGTAGCTAAGCACCAGGGCAAGCAACGGCTGAGATTTTCCCAATTTAACAGGCAATCGCCTGCAGTCTATTATCTAAAACAACATGGATACCACTCATTATCCTAAATACGGACTGAGAAACACTCATTTTGTTCCTTTCgcaaaattcaaaatgtacCAATTGCAAAGTTATCCATCCAAGGGTAAGCCACCCTCTTTTTTCTAAGACCAGAATTTCCTGAAGAATTCATTTACTTAATAtttacagcagtgtgaaaaTTGCAAATAATGAATATGGTGCTTTAGAAGCCAGAGAAATGTTTTGTCCtttatcagttttgtttttagccAACTCCAGCTCCTTCCGGAACCTTCCCCTATAGTCCGGTTGACGACTGTTGGATCGCTGAATCGCCTTTAACAGCAGGCAGGGAGCACCGGCTGCAGGAAGCAGAATCGTCTCCGCATGGGTGGGCGATGCGTCCAAAAACCACATCACGGTCATTTCAGACATTTCAGGCATTCATGACGCATATAACATCAACAGTCTTTGTTGGTTGGACGTCAACAGAAAAAGAGACTTTTAAACCAGATGGGCAGATATCCCACAGTGCTTTGCTCcacttgtgttctttttttacgtTCACATTTAGAAATGTAGCACATGCTCTTATCCAGGAGCCTTGGACCAAACTTCAACAATAAAACCTGAGCAATCTGTGACTACAGCACCCCAAGATACATTGATCGCTGGTTTACACAACGACCGCTGGCTTTACACAACGACCGCTGGTTTACACAACGACCGCTGGTTTACACAACGACGGCTGGCTTTACACAACGTTCGCTGGCATTACACAATCATTGGCCGACAGCGATGGCAGATGAGCGGTCAGGTGTGCTCTGAGGCGGTTCTTGGCGTTGCGTTCGGTGATGTAATCAGGCTGTGGGGAGccctggctggctggctgcctgTGTGGAGGCGGAGCACCCAGGGGGGCTCGAGGAGAAAGGACAGGGAGCTCCACTCCGCTCTGGGCCTGTGAAGGACGCACTCAAGGAGAACCACAGAGAGATGACCAGATAACGAGGGTCGCCTCCGCGGAGgagcagaggatgctgggaagaggagggagtggggggaggtgcACGCGCAGCTCCTCCCCGGGCGCCCCAATGATGACGTGCGAGGGATTTAACGGATGGGGAAGCTGGCTCATCTGTGCGCTAAACAATCTGCTACCGCCAATGACAAGAGGCAACAGAAGCAAGTGGAGTCCTGTGATGGATTTTTGAACAGAATACATCGAAGCTTAAACCACATACAGgtacacgcgcacgcatgcacgcacgcacgcacacacacacacacacacacacacacaaacagacatacatacgcacacactacgcacacacacacacacacatacatgcacacacacgcacacacacacacgcacactcacacacacgcagagtcacacacacacacgcagtgagAATAAAGCGTGAGCATATTAACGCATAGACCCTAGCCGCAGCGCGCAGTCTGAGCGTGCTGAGGTAGCGCCGTGCTCCAGAGATAATCCCAGCGCCTGCTTATCCCAGCCTTATCAGCCCGTGCTGGAGATGACAGTAATGAAGCGCACTGAGTCAATATGAGCAGCCTAATGAGGGCTTATCTGAGAGCTCCAGCGGCCGCCAGACCGCGCGTCACCCCGCTCCCAAACCTGCCGCCCGACACACGCCAAAATTAGGACTGTTTACAGCGCCCGTCCCGCTGTTTACTCAGAGTCAGCAACATGACACCCTTAACCCCGGGTCAGCCCAGCCCCCCGGCAAGAAGGCTGAATCTGTTTACCCGTCTGCGTTTGTGtgacactaacacacagacacactgccccCGTCAACAAACAACCAGGCGACCTTTGACTAAACTATAACTTTAGAAATAGAACTGAAACTacgaagaaaaaaatacttatttttggaaaatgactTTGGAGGTGCATAATGCCATGGTGCACCAACTGACAAAGCACAGGAATCCTCCCTAGAGCTCAAAATGATGGAGGCTCATCCAGCATAATTACAGATCcaaggcaaacaaacagagtCAAGGCAAACACAGCGAAGAAATGGAAGCTGTACTGCTGTCGGTCCCAAATGTGAGGTATTCACTGTGCGCTCGCGGTCAGGTGAAGGTGAGTGAGGCGGAAAGGCGGTGGTGGTGGCGTGTGGGTGGCGGTCATTACCCACCTTGCCACAGGCTCGGCAGTGGTGTCTCCGCTTGGTGAAGGTGAACTTCGCCTCGCACTTCATGCAGACGGGGGCCTGAGAGTCCGGCACCCACACGGGGGCCACCTCCCCCAGGGAGCCCGGGGGCTTTTTGGACGTGGCCCCCGGGTGCCCCGCCTGCAGGTCGTTGTCGGGGCTCTCCGGGGGCGTGTGCGGGCcggcggcgggggaggggggccctCCTCCCCCCGGATCGAACCCCCCCGTGCTCTCCCCGTCGGCCCCGGTCGCGCCCGGGTCGTCCCGGTAACCGTTGCCGCAGGCGCGGTTCTGGGCCTGCAGGTTCTTGTTCTTGCCGGAGGCGCCCAGCTGGTTCTGGACCTGGCCCGAGAGCGGGCGGGGGATCTGGAGCTTCAGGCCCACGGGCAGCTTGGGCCGGGCCCCGCCGTACGGCACGCTCACCGGCTGCAGGCTGCTGTTGTTCAGCCTCTGGGCCTGGTCGAAGCACTCCTGCTtgctctcctccacctccttctcctccgTCACAAAGTCCTCCTTCGACGAGGGGGTCTGGGGCGACCGCTCCTCCGCGTCCAGGCCATTAGGGAGGGAGCCCTCCGCATGGGGGGAgtcccccaaaaaagttccctcgtgccccgcccctccctcgtCTTCCTCCCGTTCCCACCCATCGTCCCCAGACGGCCTGTCCTCCTCGCTCCGTCCCGCAGTCCCGCCGTTCGATACGCTTTCTGAATTAGCTTTGGTGTCAGAAACGGGGCGTTCCCCACAGACCACTGCCTctacagtgtctctctctccagccccaGAAGCACAGGCCGGGCCCGGCTCCTCCAGGCTGTTCTGTCCCTCTGGCGACTCGGCAGGCTCCGCAGAGTCCGACTCCGTCACAGAAACGTCCCTTTCCTCCTCTTTGGGGGAACAGTGGGGACCTTCGGAAGGGGATTCTGCTCCTTCCGCAGAACCAGCCGCCTTTTCCCAAGAGGCACTGGGGCAGCGGTCGGGGATCCCAGTTGGGTTGGCGGTAAGGGCGTCCCGGGAGGTCCCGTCATGTTTGGGGGGCTCCTCGGTGCAGCCGTTGAGGTCCGGGCTGGGGGGGCCGCCGTTCTCCAGGGCTGGAGGAGGTGGGCTGTCGGGGGCCCCCCTCAGGAGCGCCCCGTCGGCGCAGGGGGGAGAGCTCCGCCCGCTGCCGCTCACCAGCTTGCCGATGTTGGgctggggggacagggggctgCGGAGGCCCGCCGCCGGCTGCTCCGGGACGGGGTCGCGCTCCTTCCCCGTCCCGCCGGGGCCCTCGGGGAAGGGTTTGAAGTTGAGCGGCGGCTCGTGGGGGCTCAGGTCCGGGTGCATCAAGGCCGGGTTGAGCGACAGCAGGTGGGTCGGCGGCGCCAAGATCTGGGTCCACTTAGCGTCCGAGAGCGTCGGGGTGTCCGTCTCATCTGTGAAAGCAACgagaacacagagagcacagaacTCATTAAAACGTCCGCAAACACGTGACCTTACACAGGACTGAAACAGGATCATCAAGATTTACACAACAACCCAACCCAACTCACATTAGCATTAAAAACAAGTAGCGCCCTCTTGATGAGAGTCTTAACATCTATTTACAGTGCTCACTCCCGGCCTGTGAATTAGCAGGCAGAGGAGAAACCGGTTCGGAAACGAAAGTCCTGCTAACTGTAGGCTCCCTGATCCCAGGGCTTGTGAAGTCTTGCCTGTGCAGTTATTTCTGCACTGGCGTGCTAGGCGTGATGGGGCCGGATAAGTAAGTGAGCGCGCTCAGCAGATTCCCTCTGGGAACGAGCTTAGTTCTGCACTGCGCTCTTGGCCCTGGGCTCACCCTGTCACTGCAGCCCGGCCCCCTTCTGTCCCGTTCGTCGCCGCCCCGctgtagctccacccctttctccaagccaccacccccccgacccctccccacccccatcctgtCCCAAACTCGAGACCCATCCGTCACCATGACAACTGAATACTTTACAGCGGGTGCGGACATTCCAGTCTGTATGTTATGAAACACACACGGCGGAATGcaaatgcgcgcacacacacacacacacacacacatatacacacacacatcttcctCTCCCACACACTGGTCAGCAAAAGCTCATCTGCACTCCCTCAGTGGCATCTAAGGATCCAACACTTCGCTACCATAAATGGCTCTCTGAgtccacacgcacatgcacacgcacacgcacacacacacacacacacacacgctgaccaGCAGGACGGATCAGCTAGCCCAGCTCTTGCAGCTCAGAATGAAAACGACAGCGCAGCAGTTGTGCCACGCCCGCAGTGCCAGGCCATCGCACGCCACGCAGATGGATGTCACAGCGGGCGCGGCCGCCGCCGCACGCTCCCAGCGCCCTGGCACGGCGCAGACCCAACACGGCGCCAACCTGGCCTGCCCACAGAGTTTCTAAAATTAAAGTGTTCGCCAAACCCTGATTAACGGCAGCTTCCATTACGCATAGAGGACCTGATCGAAGCTCAAATATTCAGCACGGCACCAGAGACCTCTCTCAGTTCTGCTCACACAGAATCCCCTGGTCACGGGTCACACACATAGCTTTCTTCCTGTGTGCTAAATTAAGGCTCTTTTTTTGCTGACCCTTCCTACAGACTTGTGACTGTCAGAAATACTGCAACTACTCCAGCTGTAAATATCGCCCTCCCTGTCCTTCTGAACGCTGCGGGCTACGCTCCAGCTTAATGAACTGTCAACAAACACTTCCTCTCCCGAGCCCGCGCTACCCCGTGCAGTTTACTTTCCACAGATTTGAGCGTTTGACACACATTTGTAAAAAGGATAAGGAGACGGCCGAGGGCTCTCTTATAAAGCGCCCCTTCCTTCTGTTTTCTGGGCGTGAGGCCCGGGCACCCGGCTCGACCTGGAGACGGCTCACCTTGGTTCTGCTCAAACTCGTCCAGCACCTTGTCCAAGTTGAAGGCTTCTGCCTGAAAGTAATTCTCCATGGGTCAGGAAGCTCCACCCTGCTGAGCTGCTGTCCGGacctgagtggggggggggggggagaagcgaAGTTCAGAGGCCACGCCCGAATCCAGCTGGATGCTTCGGCGACCCCGCCCTGTTCCCGTGGACCACGGCAGAGCTAGTGACTCATCAACCCAGGGTGAGTCCTAGCAGCTACTGTAGGGAGGCCAAGCCCTGCACCCAGGGCTGGGCTGCGTTGGCTGCTGGAGGGGCCCAGCGTTACGCTTCAATTCGTGCAGCAGAGTCACAACTCAGTTTCCCATCACTGCCGAACACAAATCCAAAGCCGCCGTCTGATGCAAGCGCGTGTCACCAGGGAGACGGTGTAGTCATACAGCGCTGCGAGCGGAAAGCTCAGGGACGCGGATCCCTCAGTGCCAAACGCACGTGTATCAGCACGTTCAACATCACAGGCAGAGCAGCGAAAGCTCAGAAACTCGCCAATGAGGAAATGCGGTCCTCCTGAAAGATGTGCCCACACGCGTTACATCGCCCATAAGTCCCACACATGGTGCCACAGGAATCCTGAACTCACAGATGCGCAGTATTCATTGCCAGTATTTGCTCCTGCTTTCTAGTCCATGCGGCTTTCCCCCCAAGTGAATGAGCGCAGACTAACTAGCAAAACTCCTGTGTGGCTCCCATGCGGCTCACTTGGCAAAAGCATCTGCCTACAGCACTGCAGGTTTGAACCTTAGCTATGTCTGTTAGTGTGGTCTTAAGTAAGCCTGGGCTTCCTGCGGTTCCACAGCGTTTCCATTGCCTTAGCGCTCCCTTACCTTTTACTGACTCTACCCAACACCCACAAATGCCCAGTGACAGATCCATCTCTCCTCCAATCAAGAGCTACCTCTcttctgcagtactgtgtggactgtcAGGTGTGAAACGGACCCTGGCCTGTGTACGTAAATGTACGTTTCTGTATCAAAGCTAGGCTTGACTGATATTGCATTTCGGTCTTTAATGCGTCAGAGTACCGCACTGCCAGCCCAAGCCAAGGCTCCCAGGCCTTCTGAAGCTCGGCCAGGGACCCACAGTGAGCGGTAAGCGACAGTAATTACCGCCATGctgagggagagaaatagagcGCATATGGCAGGCGTCACCCCGCACGGACGCGCGAGCGCTGCCCGGCAACCAGGCCCCCGTGACATCACCACTATGCTCTCAAACCGTGGGAAACAGCAGAGGGCATGGAAATAACAGGACTTCTTTTTTAGATGACACGGCCAATCAGCTGCACACTTTACCAGTCACAAAAGCTCAAAAGCCTATGGCATGACTGCCGTGTTAATAAGACAAATTCAGAGTGAACGTATGTGCCGATCCAGAAACAGGAACACTGCAGTCTGGTTGAAAGTTCTTCTTTTCATTGAGTCAAGCTGAACAGAGAGCTGAAGGGCCGTGTGTGACATTCACAGCAACGCTGGGGAACGACAGAAATCCCAACagcagaggggaagggaggaaagagaggaagttGTCGTTCTGGTCATCGTTCTCGTGTGATCTGGGTTACATGTTGCGATGAGAAAACACATGGCGTTTAGAAGGGGAATCACGACACACAGTACACTTAAGTGTATCCGGAGACTATAACGGAAAAACCCAACATGCATGAGAATCCAAATGCAGAACCTAGGCAtttcaagcccagttccctaactgtTACACTACATTGCTGACTTGATATTCTGAAATTAGAGCTGTCTTCccagtgaacacaaaacattctcacaacgTTGCTGCCGTGCTGtgtgaacattttgtgttagctgggttttTACTGTCCATTTGTTTTAGTAGAATTGTGGGGAATCACCTTTCGTATTAGTAGAACTGTGGGGACTTACCAACCTATAGTTAGTATCTACAGACCCAATGGCAAAAATAGAACAGATCGGAATTtctctgtgtcattttaaatcagATGGTTGGACATATTTTTCACttattattggtttttattatctTTTCGAGGTCAgctgactgaaaaaaatggcAGGCAGACTGCATCACCATGTATAGGGCTAAAGATTTTTCTGACCGCTTTCCATTGTTCAGTTTATTACTTTAAAAGGCAGAAATTTCGAAAGCTTGGGGAGGTGCCATGGTTACATAGAGCATAACTCCTGTCTTGGTTCTGTGTGACAGgcagcacagaaaacagtgaaatgtttgcagGAAGATGACTCAACTGCTCCAAACGCAGACAGACGGACTCACAGAGACCTAGAACATTACATCACCGTAACGGCCAATGCCATGACGACAAACCGGCAAATGTGCAGCTACACGCTACAGACACGGTCGCAGCTGAAAATGGCGCCATGCCatatttcataaacaaaaatacatatgtGAAGTGACAGCACAAATTGtaagaaaacaataataaaataaaaagtgtgaattgaacattaatatttacataCCATTAAATCATCAGTTCATtttaacacagaacagaactgtTTACTGCTTGATCACAGAACGGAGGTCTGTATTGTATCGTAGACTTGTTGTACATATCGGTGTTGTTTAGTGATTTGGAAGCACCATCGCATACCTATCTATGATTGGTCCTTGCTAACAGGTCAGGACCTGCGATTGGTTCTCTCACCTGCTCACAGGTCCTGTTCAGCAGTCGCAGGGGAACGAGCTGGGCTTCTCACAGGGCTGTCTCACCTTCCGATCACCGACATACAGAGCAACCACACCTgcagcaggaaacaggaaacggaaaacaggaagtggtgagGGCACGGCCCAGGAGGACTCCTATCTGCTGGAGAACAAGGGCAtttggaaattaaaataaagagaaatggCAGATGCGAATAAAAGAGACTGCAATGCAGGACCCTGTGGGGCTGGAGTCCTTTCACCAACAGAGGGGACGTCAAGGGATGAGCTTAAAAGTGCAGAGTTTCATTTTACAGTTCCAGGCATTCACACAGCGGCCGCAGAACAGGATCCCACACAGATATACAGGGAAGTTAAGGGCTCAGAATGCAGCAGTCAACACAATTCTGGCTTAGTTATATCTGAGAACCGCACTGACTGAACAAAAGCCAAGAAGATATGGTGAGCGAGAGCAGAGAAGCAGCTTATATAGCGGAAACTGGGGATATCTGTTCCATTCCGAGTCCCTGGGAGaagtgtggcgggggggggggtgggaggaggcaCCCACAATGGATCGATCCAGGTCATGTGTGCGCTAATACCAGTTCCTAAATCATTAAAACTGAGCACATCATAGCGCTAACAATTTaattagcctacataataaCCCTGCAGTACAGGCCCTGGTGGACTACTTTAGGCACATGCTGTAACTGGGTAGAGAACAGGTGGCTTCACCGAATGTCTGGGAATAAGGGAATATCTATCCAGCATGGTTGCACGGTGGCCttaatgaattaaattacaCCACAGGGCCATAAGTCACCTAATAACACTAGTACCACTTGTATCGGATCTTACATCACGCCTGGTAACAACCATGCTCAAGAATGAAATAATGCATGCGCAAAGGTCAAGCAATCAACAACAAGGGGCGATTCACCTGCTTAATTAGCACACAGAAGGTAATTCTCTCTGCAGTTACGGCCTATGCATACTTATCTGTTAGCTACACAGCTGCCAGGAGATCTATCGCACACACTGGCGGCCATGTAAAGCAAGCCAGGAAAACGGCCATCGACACTGATGAAGGTTAGCAGTTACCGTGTCTGTCCAGTCTTTAAAGAATTATAGGCCAGCCTCGGCCATTGTAATAATTAGCAACAAATCGCTCGGCCCCAGTCGCCTGTCATGAGGGGCTGTGTACCACCGTGGCCTGGAGCTCTGATGGCGCATCACTGCTTTCAGGGAAGTCAAGAGCAAATCCATCACCGTCTTGCCTCATGGCTTGCTCATGCAGTGCTGAATCAGAGGGCTAAATCACTGCACCGGGCCTCTGCTGACCACGCCCATCACCCCATCTCCCTCAGCCAAAGCTTGCGTGagatctccatggcaacagagtCAAAATAAAGCAGCAGCATGTCTGTTGGAGCAGATGACTCCTGTCAAATCTTTTGACTGGATTTTTGAGTGAGAATAGCCTACCTGCCTGACCTGCCGCCATTCCTAGGCTTAAATCTGAAACTATCTGGCTGATAGAATTTAGGTCTTATTCCTATAGCTATGTGAAGTGATTTGTATCAGTGTTTTGAATTTGGAATGTTTAAACTGAATTATTCTATttagaaactgaaaatgaattgcatgactacaatttgtatttcaacatttaaaactgAATGGTTTGAAATTTAATCCGGTCTTCAAGGCAttcaattttcacttttaaCTCCAAGTTATATAGCCTATCAGGTTCAATACGCTTTCAAATTCGGTTCTTACAATTCAATTC
Coding sequences within it:
- the zfyve9a gene encoding zinc finger FYVE domain-containing protein 9 isoform X2, whose protein sequence is MENYFQAEAFNLDKVLDEFEQNQDETDTPTLSDAKWTQILAPPTHLLSLNPALMHPDLSPHEPPLNFKPFPEGPGGTGKERDPVPEQPAAGLRSPLSPQPNIGKLVSGSGRSSPPCADGALLRGAPDSPPPPALENGGPPSPDLNGCTEEPPKHDGTSRDALTANPTGIPDRCPSASWEKAAGSAEGAESPSEGPHCSPKEEERDVSVTESDSAEPAESPEGQNSLEEPGPACASGAGERDTVEAVVCGERPVSDTKANSESVSNGGTAGRSEEDRPSGDDGWEREEDEGGAGHEGTFLGDSPHAEGSLPNGLDAEERSPQTPSSKEDFVTEEKEVEESKQECFDQAQRLNNSSLQPVSVPYGGARPKLPVGLKLQIPRPLSGQVQNQLGASGKNKNLQAQNRACGNGYRDDPGATGADGESTGGFDPGGGGPPSPAAGPHTPPESPDNDLQAGHPGATSKKPPGSLGEVAPVWVPDSQAPVCMKCEAKFTFTKRRHHCRACGKVFCAACCSLKCRLMYMDRKEARVCVTCHSALMSARSWENMVSGCNQSPNPNNPAEYCSTIPPLQQAQASGALSSPPPTVMVPVGVLKHPGNDGSLPREQRRVWFADGILPNGEVADSSDAPDGSPAPLGNPAAPQECGKPPSANAAEAASAPSSQGPGASMGSPVGSSVNLVPNDGLPPILISTGIKGGTGSQPTDYAVEERPSEILMMQQLEEGGPDPLVFVLNANLLAMVKLVNYVNRKCWCVTTKGMHAVGQAEVVVLLQCLPDEKSIPKDIFSHFVQLYQEALSGNVVSNLGHSFFSQSFLGSKEHGGFLYVSPTFQSLQDLLLPNPPYLFGILIQKWETPWAKVFPLRLMLRLGAEYRFYPCPLFSVRFRKPLFGETGHTIMNLLADFRNYQYTLPMVTGLVIDMEVRKTCIKIPSNRYDELMKAMNKSNEHVLAVGACFNERADSHLVCVQNDDGNYQTQAISIHNQPRKVTGACFFVFSGALKASSGYLAKTSIVEDGVMVQITAETMDALRQALREMKDFSIVCGKANQEDSQEQVHIQWLEDDRNFNRGVISPIDGKSMESITSIKIFHGSEFKANGKVIRWTEVFFLQSEDQPSGLSDPADHSRLTENVARAFCVALCPHLKLLKEDGLAKLGLRVTLDADQVGYLAGSNGQPLLPQYMKELDSALVPVIHGGACQLSEGPVVMELVFYILENLS